From the genome of Halomonas sp. 1513, one region includes:
- a CDS encoding AraC family transcriptional regulator produces the protein MASAHDYLSETHIVGDDTQQWIVRVEDCQALKDRHISHVGVGDAAVPYRIVRTRLSGAYIHGSLGGEGRMLLDGGWCTMRRNMMSFAPAHGLHAFHAVPGSRWQYCWVRYLPSAPRSVVGTIAPIMQHFDPEPMKHAILGLYSEVFHGQGDAASCEMWGDTIERYISRFADPWRRDPRIVAVFDAVIPTLEKHWTIEEMAEIAHVSSEHLRRISRKVFGRSPMQQLTQLRMQHAAHLLATSSLPVEEIAGRVGYHSPFAFSKTFKRMKGVSPSHFRHHSQA, from the coding sequence ATGGCGTCAGCACACGACTACCTATCCGAAACCCACATTGTGGGGGACGATACCCAGCAGTGGATCGTGCGCGTGGAGGACTGCCAGGCGCTGAAGGACCGGCACATTTCCCACGTCGGAGTCGGCGATGCCGCGGTGCCCTACCGCATCGTGCGCACGCGGCTCAGCGGCGCCTATATCCACGGCTCGCTGGGCGGCGAGGGGCGCATGCTGCTCGACGGCGGCTGGTGCACCATGCGCCGCAACATGATGTCGTTCGCCCCGGCCCACGGCCTGCACGCCTTCCATGCCGTGCCGGGAAGCCGCTGGCAGTACTGCTGGGTGCGCTACCTGCCGAGTGCGCCGCGCTCGGTGGTCGGCACCATCGCGCCGATCATGCAGCACTTCGATCCCGAGCCGATGAAACACGCCATCCTGGGGCTCTACAGCGAGGTGTTTCACGGCCAGGGCGATGCCGCCAGCTGCGAGATGTGGGGCGATACCATCGAGCGCTATATCTCGCGCTTCGCCGATCCGTGGCGGCGCGACCCACGCATCGTGGCGGTGTTCGATGCGGTGATCCCGACCCTCGAGAAGCACTGGACCATCGAGGAGATGGCCGAGATCGCCCACGTCAGCAGCGAGCATCTGCGGCGTATCAGCCGCAAGGTCTTCGGCCGCAGTCCGATGCAGCAGCTGACCCAGCTGCGCATGCAGCACGCCGCCCACCTGCTGGCCACCAGCAGCCTGCCGGTGGAAGAGATCGCCGGGCGGGTCGGCTACCACAGCCCGTTCGCCTTCTCCAAGACCTTCAAGCGCATGAAGGGCGTGTCGCCGTCGCACTTTCGCCATCATAGCCAGGCGTGA
- a CDS encoding ABC transporter ATP-binding protein produces the protein MADAALDQQPATMLSIRGLNAWYGESHVLHGIDLEVPEGQVVTLLGRNGAGKSTTLKSIMGIVPRREGSIRLQGVETVTRRPYHIARQGIAFCPEDRGIYATLDVRENLELPRRINSSGLSTEQILDLFPNLRERLHSPGSKLSGGEQQMLAIGRILRTGARFLLLDEPTEGLAPAIVEQIGDTIRHLKTQGYTILLVEQNLRFAMSLADHHYLVDHGQVVASYDRQSIDHNADALLARLGV, from the coding sequence ATGGCTGACGCAGCGCTCGATCAGCAGCCGGCGACGATGCTCAGCATTCGCGGCCTGAACGCCTGGTACGGCGAGAGCCACGTGCTCCACGGCATCGATCTCGAGGTACCCGAAGGCCAGGTGGTGACGCTGCTGGGCCGTAATGGCGCCGGCAAGTCCACCACCCTGAAGTCGATCATGGGCATCGTGCCCAGGCGTGAAGGTAGCATCCGCCTGCAAGGCGTCGAGACCGTCACCCGGCGGCCCTACCATATCGCCCGCCAAGGGATCGCCTTCTGCCCCGAGGACCGCGGCATCTACGCCACCCTGGACGTGCGCGAGAACCTCGAGCTGCCGCGCCGCATCAATTCGAGCGGTCTCTCCACCGAGCAGATCCTCGACCTCTTCCCCAACCTGCGTGAACGCCTGCACAGCCCCGGCTCCAAGCTCTCCGGCGGCGAGCAGCAGATGCTGGCGATCGGCCGCATCCTGCGCACCGGGGCGCGCTTTCTGCTCCTCGACGAGCCCACCGAGGGCCTGGCACCGGCCATCGTCGAGCAGATCGGCGACACCATCCGCCACCTCAAGACCCAGGGCTACACCATCCTGCTGGTGGAGCAGAACCTGCGCTTCGCGATGTCGCTGGCCGACCACCACTACCTGGTCGACCACGGCCAGGTGGTGGCCAGCTACGACCGCCAGAGCATCGACCACAACGCCGACGCGCTGCTGGCCCGGCTCGGCGTCTGA